The nucleotide sequence ACGAAGGATATAAAGCCAAACATCCAGAAGCGAAACCATTTAAATACCCACAAGAAATGAAGCGAGCATGGCGTAAAATGTTAGATGATGAGCTGATTCCCCTTGAAAATGAATTGAGGTAAACGAGAAGAATTCAATAAACTGGATGATAAAAATATAATATGACTATAAATTGGTTACAGCTTCAACCTATAAGTTGTAATAAATTAGCCTAAAAGTAATTTATTAATGATGAGGTGAATTTGATTGGTACAACAAGATATATCACTTAGAGAGGGAGAAGCAGCACTACAAACTACTTTTCAATAAGTAGGAATTATAGAAATTTTACTCAAAAAATCTTCAGTAAACAATTTGGCTAAATAAGATTCAGTTGTTATACGAGAAGGTTACGGTTCTTCTTAACTAAGCTTAGTATGTTTTTATTCAAGGCATGATTTTCTCTATGTGATCATTCAGTTTCTGTAAGAGTTCTAATAATTCTTTTTTGGAGTACTTGTAATTGCTTTCTACCCACCGATTGAGAACGGATAGACAACCTTGGACGTGGTACGTAGTAAAGAATCTCATTTCTTCTGTGATAATCGTTTTCTTGTCTTCATATAGCCATATGTTCAGATAGTTTTCTTCAATAACTTGTTTAACTTTCTTCTGAAACGAAATATCACCATGGTTGAGGATAAATAAGCGATATAAAAAAGTATTTGCGTAAACATAGTCAATCAAGCGAGTGTATAGTTCCTCATAGCTATGGGCTGGATCATAAGAGAGAATTT is from Enterococcus faecium and encodes:
- a CDS encoding TetR/AcrR family transcriptional regulator, encoding MKKTDRRVKKTEKALAEALSTLLVNKKIQAITIRELTETADVHRSTFYTHYKDIYDLYDQLESNFFRDLNEILSYDPAHSYEELYTRLIDYVYANTFLYRLFILNHGDISFQKKVKQVIEENYLNIWLYEDKKTIITEEMRFFTTYHVQGCLSVLNRWVESNYKYSKKELLELLQKLNDHIEKIMP